A genomic window from Melanotaenia boesemani isolate fMelBoe1 chromosome 15, fMelBoe1.pri, whole genome shotgun sequence includes:
- the pcdh1a gene encoding protocadherin-1 isoform X2 produces the protein MELNLRVVLFWVVVLHCGPAEGSILYRVQEEQPPNTLIGSLAADQGLPDSGHLYKLEVGAPYLRVDGKTGDIFTTEIPIDRETLRDCRSLVKGKPCYLEFEVSVTDLIQNQSPRLIEGRIEVQDINDNTPQFPSSVLTISVPENTIMGALFSIPLATDRDSDRNGVADYALTAGPDAATLFGLQVADDRGGKLPQLIVLGNLDRELKDSYDLTIKAVDGGNPQRYSSALLRVVVTDVNDNSPKFEKSSYEAEVLENSPVGHSVLQVKADDSDMGPNGEIEYTLHQAVDPVPKLLRIDRSTGIIYVKGALDREEINSLSFYVVARDKGPQSKSSKTFVTIEVTDQNDNAPAVEIRGIGLVTHSEGVANISEDMPVGTAVALVQVSDKDEGENAVVTCVVAGDVPFQLRPASDSTSDNKRKYFLQTTTPLDYERVRDYRVEIVAVDSGNPALSSTNSLKVQVTDMNDNSPIFSPTLFEVDFAEENQPGEKVLDVTASDADSGTNAELLYNIVADSTIKGLFEIDPNTGEVRARSPLDREHKERYEFRVTAADKGSPVHKGTATVVIKVLDRNDNDPKFMLSGYSFSVLENMPPLSAVGMVTVLDMDKGENARVHLSVEPDGGKFVVQNGTGTILSSISFDREKESSYTFRLKAVDGGEPPRSSYVGVTINVLDENDNDPVITKPSNSSFRRLSPLASPDSHVEVVEAEDLDSGPNAELIFSIAGGNPYQLFRISPSTGEITLAKEMTRKHGGLHRLVVRVSDRGKPTRHATALVHIYVNETISNVSLVEALVGHSLYTPLDRDIAGDPDSGFAAQRSNILFGSLAGVAGVVMLILVVVFIRHRIQRETKSGYQAGKKETKDLYAPKQAPKNAKGKRGRKGKPQKSPKPLGEDEEVSLQKSLKFNLDGVNDSPRIHLPLTYSPGSPDIGRHYRSNSPLPSIQLQAQSPSASQKHQAVQDLPAANTFVGTGGDDNSTGSDQYSDYSYKTSQQKYNNKQLMDYCL, from the exons ATGGAACTAAATTTACGAGTAGTACTGTTTTGGGTCGTGGTGCTGCACTGTGGCCCTGCTGAAGGCAGTATCCTGTACCGAGTCCAGGAGGAGCAGCCTCCCAACACTCTTATTGGTAGCCTGGCTGCAGACCAGGGACTGCCAGATTCAGGTCACCTCTACAAGCTAGAGGTGGGCGCCCCTTATCTTCGCGTTGATGGAAAGACAGGAGACATTTTCACAACAGAGATTCCCATAGACAGAGAGACCCTGAGGGACTGCCGTTCCTTGGTTAAGGGCAAGCCCTGTTACCTGGAATTTGAAGTATCTGTGACAGATCTGATACAAAACCAGAGCCCACGACTTATTGAAGGACGCATTGAGGTACAGGATATCAATGACAACACCCCACAGTTTCCCTCTTCTGTGCTCACTATCTCAGTCCCTGAAAACACAATCATGGGGGCATTATTCTCCATACCTCTAGCTACAGACAGGGATTCAGACAGGAATGGAGTGGCTGACTACGCACTGACTGCAGGGCCAGATGCAGCAACCCTATTTGGTTTACAAGTGGCTGATGACAGGGGAGGGAAGCTCCCACAGCTCATTGTCCTCGGCAACCTAGATCGCGAGTTAAAGGATTCTTATGACCTCACCATCAAAGCAGTGGATGGAGGGAACCCTCAGCGCTACAGCAGTGCTTTACTGAGAGTGGTTGTGACTGATGTTAATGACAACTCCCCCAAGTTTGAAAAGTCCTCTTACGAAGCAGAAGTTTTGGAAAATAGTCCAGTAGGCCACTCGGTGCTGCAG GTCAAAGCAGATGACTCAGACATGGGCCCTAACGGAGAAATTGAATACACCCTTCACCAAGCAGTAGACCCGGTGCCAAAACTCTTACGAATTGATCGATCTACCGGCATTATCTATGTGAAAGGAGCACTGGACAGGGAAGAAATCAACAGCTTGTCCTTCTATGTGGTGGCGAGGGATAAGGGTCCACAATCTAAAAGCTCTAAGACATTTGTAACCATTGAGGTGACTGATCAGAATGACAATGCTCCAGCTGTGGAGATCCGTGGGATTGGTCTTGTAACTCACAGTGAAGGAGTGGCTAATATTTCAGAGGACATGCCTGTAGGGACAGCTGTTGCTTTGGTGCAAGTGTCTGACAaagatgaaggagaaaatgCTGTGGTTACTTGTGTGGTAGCAGGAGATGTGCCCTTTCAGCTACGCCCGGCCAGCGACTCAACCAGTGACAACAAGAGGAAATATTTCCTACAGACCACAACTCCACTTGACTATGAAAGAGTCAGGGATTACAGAGTAGAGATTGTTGCTGTGGATTCTGGAAACCCAGCACTCTCCAGTACAAACTCCTTAAAAGTGCAGGTGACTGACATGAATGATAATTCCCCAATATTTTCCCCGACCTTGTTTGAGGTTGACTTTGCTGAAGAAAACCAACCAGGGGAAAAGGTTTTGGACGTTACTGCTTCAGATGCTGACAGCGGCACTAATGCTGAACTTCTCTATAATATTGTGGCAGACTCAACCATCAAAGGTTTGTTTGAGATTGACCCAAACACAGGTGAAGTGAGAGCCCGAAGCCCGCTTGATCGTGAACATAAAGAGCGATATGAATTTCGGGTCACTGcagcagataaaggctcacctGTTCATAAAGGAACAGCAACTGTTGTGATAAAAGTTCTTGACCGCAATGACAATGACCCCAAGTTCATGCTTAGTGGCTATAGCTTCTCAGTTTTGGAAAACATGCCCCCCCTCAGTGCAGTTGGTATGGTGACAGTCCTAGATATGGATAAGGGTGAGAATGCTCGAGTTCACCTCTCTGTAGAACCTGATGGGGGCAAGTTTGTTGTTCAAAATGGAACTGGCACCATTCTCTCAAGCATCTCCTTTGACAGGGAGAAAGAAAGTAGCTACACATTCCGTCTAAAAGCAGTGGATGGAGGCGAACCACCCAGATCTTCATATGTGGGTGTTACCATCAATGTATTGGATGAAAATGACAATGATCCTGTCATCACTAAGCCCTCTAACTCCTCCTTCAGACGTTTGTCACCGCTTGCTTCCCCAGATAGCCATGTTGAGGTAGTGGAGGCTGAGGACCTGGACAGTGGACCTAATGCAGAGCTCATTTTCAGTATTGCTGGAGGAAACCCTTACCAATTATTTCGCATCTCCCCCTCCACCGGAGAGATCACTCTGGCAAAGGAGATGACTCGCAAGCACGGTGGACTACATCGTCTGGTGGTTCGAGTGAGTGACAGGGGGAAGCCTACACGCCATGCCACTGCCCTGGTTCACATCTATGTCAATGAAACCATTTCAAATGTCAGCTTAGTAGAAGCCTTAGTTGGACACAGTCTTTACACTCCACTAGACAGAGACATTGCTGGTGATCCTGACAGTGGTTTTGCTGCACAGCGTAGTAACATTTTGTTTGGAAGCCTTGCCGGAGTGGCAGGAGTTGTCATGTTGATCTTGGTGGTGGTATTCATCCGACACCGTAtccaaagagaaacaaagagtGGCTATCAGGCTggcaaaaaggaaacaaaagactTGTATGCACCCAAGCAGGCACCAAAAAATGCTAAAGGGAAGCGAGGAAGGAAAGGCAAACCTCAGAAATCCCCCAAACCACTAGGGGAAGATGAAGAGGTCAGCCTTCAAAAAAGTCTCAAGTTTAACCTTGATGGAGTCAATGATAGCCCCAGGATACACCTGCCCTTAACATATTCACCAGGAAGCCCTGATATAGGCAGGCACTACCGCTCCAACTCCCCCTTACCATCCATCCAGCTGCAAGCCCAATCCCCATCAGCCTCTCAGAAGCACCAGGCCGTCCAGGACCTCCCCGCAGCCAACACCTTTGTAGGAACAGGAGGAGACGACAACTCAACCGGCTCAGACCAGTACTCTGATTACAGCTATAAGACCAGCCAACAGAAGTATAACAACAAACAG
- the pcdh1a gene encoding protocadherin-1 isoform X3: MELNLRVVLFWVVVLHCGPAEGSILYRVQEEQPPNTLIGSLAADQGLPDSGHLYKLEVGAPYLRVDGKTGDIFTTEIPIDRETLRDCRSLVKGKPCYLEFEVSVTDLIQNQSPRLIEGRIEVQDINDNTPQFPSSVLTISVPENTIMGALFSIPLATDRDSDRNGVADYALTAGPDAATLFGLQVADDRGGKLPQLIVLGNLDRELKDSYDLTIKAVDGGNPQRYSSALLRVVVTDVNDNSPKFEKSSYEAEVLENSPVGHSVLQVKADDSDMGPNGEIEYTLHQAVDPVPKLLRIDRSTGIIYVKGALDREEINSLSFYVVARDKGPQSKSSKTFVTIEVTDQNDNAPAVEIRGIGLVTHSEGVANISEDMPVGTAVALVQVSDKDEGENAVVTCVVAGDVPFQLRPASDSTSDNKRKYFLQTTTPLDYERVRDYRVEIVAVDSGNPALSSTNSLKVQVTDMNDNSPIFSPTLFEVDFAEENQPGEKVLDVTASDADSGTNAELLYNIVADSTIKGLFEIDPNTGEVRARSPLDREHKERYEFRVTAADKGSPVHKGTATVVIKVLDRNDNDPKFMLSGYSFSVLENMPPLSAVGMVTVLDMDKGENARVHLSVEPDGGKFVVQNGTGTILSSISFDREKESSYTFRLKAVDGGEPPRSSYVGVTINVLDENDNDPVITKPSNSSFRRLSPLASPDSHVEVVEAEDLDSGPNAELIFSIAGGNPYQLFRISPSTGEITLAKEMTRKHGGLHRLVVRVSDRGKPTRHATALVHIYVNETISNVSLVEALVGHSLYTPLDRDIAGDPDSGFAAQRSNILFGSLAGVAGVVMLILVVVFIRHRIQRETKSGYQAGKKETKDLYAPKQAPKNAKGKRGRKGKPQKSPKPLGEDEEVSLQKSLKFNLDGVNDSPRIHLPLTYSPGSPDIGRHYRSNSPLPSIQLQAQSPSASQKHQAVQDLPAANTFVGTGGDDNSTGSDQYSDYSYKTSQQKYNNKQSN; this comes from the exons ATGGAACTAAATTTACGAGTAGTACTGTTTTGGGTCGTGGTGCTGCACTGTGGCCCTGCTGAAGGCAGTATCCTGTACCGAGTCCAGGAGGAGCAGCCTCCCAACACTCTTATTGGTAGCCTGGCTGCAGACCAGGGACTGCCAGATTCAGGTCACCTCTACAAGCTAGAGGTGGGCGCCCCTTATCTTCGCGTTGATGGAAAGACAGGAGACATTTTCACAACAGAGATTCCCATAGACAGAGAGACCCTGAGGGACTGCCGTTCCTTGGTTAAGGGCAAGCCCTGTTACCTGGAATTTGAAGTATCTGTGACAGATCTGATACAAAACCAGAGCCCACGACTTATTGAAGGACGCATTGAGGTACAGGATATCAATGACAACACCCCACAGTTTCCCTCTTCTGTGCTCACTATCTCAGTCCCTGAAAACACAATCATGGGGGCATTATTCTCCATACCTCTAGCTACAGACAGGGATTCAGACAGGAATGGAGTGGCTGACTACGCACTGACTGCAGGGCCAGATGCAGCAACCCTATTTGGTTTACAAGTGGCTGATGACAGGGGAGGGAAGCTCCCACAGCTCATTGTCCTCGGCAACCTAGATCGCGAGTTAAAGGATTCTTATGACCTCACCATCAAAGCAGTGGATGGAGGGAACCCTCAGCGCTACAGCAGTGCTTTACTGAGAGTGGTTGTGACTGATGTTAATGACAACTCCCCCAAGTTTGAAAAGTCCTCTTACGAAGCAGAAGTTTTGGAAAATAGTCCAGTAGGCCACTCGGTGCTGCAG GTCAAAGCAGATGACTCAGACATGGGCCCTAACGGAGAAATTGAATACACCCTTCACCAAGCAGTAGACCCGGTGCCAAAACTCTTACGAATTGATCGATCTACCGGCATTATCTATGTGAAAGGAGCACTGGACAGGGAAGAAATCAACAGCTTGTCCTTCTATGTGGTGGCGAGGGATAAGGGTCCACAATCTAAAAGCTCTAAGACATTTGTAACCATTGAGGTGACTGATCAGAATGACAATGCTCCAGCTGTGGAGATCCGTGGGATTGGTCTTGTAACTCACAGTGAAGGAGTGGCTAATATTTCAGAGGACATGCCTGTAGGGACAGCTGTTGCTTTGGTGCAAGTGTCTGACAaagatgaaggagaaaatgCTGTGGTTACTTGTGTGGTAGCAGGAGATGTGCCCTTTCAGCTACGCCCGGCCAGCGACTCAACCAGTGACAACAAGAGGAAATATTTCCTACAGACCACAACTCCACTTGACTATGAAAGAGTCAGGGATTACAGAGTAGAGATTGTTGCTGTGGATTCTGGAAACCCAGCACTCTCCAGTACAAACTCCTTAAAAGTGCAGGTGACTGACATGAATGATAATTCCCCAATATTTTCCCCGACCTTGTTTGAGGTTGACTTTGCTGAAGAAAACCAACCAGGGGAAAAGGTTTTGGACGTTACTGCTTCAGATGCTGACAGCGGCACTAATGCTGAACTTCTCTATAATATTGTGGCAGACTCAACCATCAAAGGTTTGTTTGAGATTGACCCAAACACAGGTGAAGTGAGAGCCCGAAGCCCGCTTGATCGTGAACATAAAGAGCGATATGAATTTCGGGTCACTGcagcagataaaggctcacctGTTCATAAAGGAACAGCAACTGTTGTGATAAAAGTTCTTGACCGCAATGACAATGACCCCAAGTTCATGCTTAGTGGCTATAGCTTCTCAGTTTTGGAAAACATGCCCCCCCTCAGTGCAGTTGGTATGGTGACAGTCCTAGATATGGATAAGGGTGAGAATGCTCGAGTTCACCTCTCTGTAGAACCTGATGGGGGCAAGTTTGTTGTTCAAAATGGAACTGGCACCATTCTCTCAAGCATCTCCTTTGACAGGGAGAAAGAAAGTAGCTACACATTCCGTCTAAAAGCAGTGGATGGAGGCGAACCACCCAGATCTTCATATGTGGGTGTTACCATCAATGTATTGGATGAAAATGACAATGATCCTGTCATCACTAAGCCCTCTAACTCCTCCTTCAGACGTTTGTCACCGCTTGCTTCCCCAGATAGCCATGTTGAGGTAGTGGAGGCTGAGGACCTGGACAGTGGACCTAATGCAGAGCTCATTTTCAGTATTGCTGGAGGAAACCCTTACCAATTATTTCGCATCTCCCCCTCCACCGGAGAGATCACTCTGGCAAAGGAGATGACTCGCAAGCACGGTGGACTACATCGTCTGGTGGTTCGAGTGAGTGACAGGGGGAAGCCTACACGCCATGCCACTGCCCTGGTTCACATCTATGTCAATGAAACCATTTCAAATGTCAGCTTAGTAGAAGCCTTAGTTGGACACAGTCTTTACACTCCACTAGACAGAGACATTGCTGGTGATCCTGACAGTGGTTTTGCTGCACAGCGTAGTAACATTTTGTTTGGAAGCCTTGCCGGAGTGGCAGGAGTTGTCATGTTGATCTTGGTGGTGGTATTCATCCGACACCGTAtccaaagagaaacaaagagtGGCTATCAGGCTggcaaaaaggaaacaaaagactTGTATGCACCCAAGCAGGCACCAAAAAATGCTAAAGGGAAGCGAGGAAGGAAAGGCAAACCTCAGAAATCCCCCAAACCACTAGGGGAAGATGAAGAGGTCAGCCTTCAAAAAAGTCTCAAGTTTAACCTTGATGGAGTCAATGATAGCCCCAGGATACACCTGCCCTTAACATATTCACCAGGAAGCCCTGATATAGGCAGGCACTACCGCTCCAACTCCCCCTTACCATCCATCCAGCTGCAAGCCCAATCCCCATCAGCCTCTCAGAAGCACCAGGCCGTCCAGGACCTCCCCGCAGCCAACACCTTTGTAGGAACAGGAGGAGACGACAACTCAACCGGCTCAGACCAGTACTCTGATTACAGCTATAAGACCAGCCAACAGAAGTATAACAACAAACAG tcGAATTGA